tgtaaaaatACCtcaaaaattcaattaaaaaattatgtcaaGATTAACAAAAATTGAAGTGTTCTGACTCTACTCCCCAGACTAGGCCCACTGTATGCTCTCTCATAGTACCTATCTTTATTGtaattaattgtttaattttctattttgccaaatacattttaaattttggggAGAAGATTCATGTCTATCTTATTTAATGCTATACAACATAGCACTATACCTGGCATATATTAGATATTCAATGAATTTCTGATGCCTGAGGGAAAGTCAAACTGGCATAATTTGAAGCCACACATATTGACTCATATATCTATTTACTTGGAGATGTACAGCAAATGTTTGCTCAAAGATTGCCTTAACTGCTGATTTAGGGTGACTTACCCCTTTAAGGAGACTCCATGGTGCTGTTAAGACAATAAAGACAATGgaaaggccagacacagtggctcacaccggtaatcctagcactttgggaagccaagtctggtggatttcttgagtccaggagttcaagatcagcctgagcaacatgatgaaaccttgtctttacaaaaatcagcccggtatgatggtacatgcctgtggtcccagctacttgggaggctgaggtagaaggatactttgagcctgggaggttgatactgcagtgagctgtgatcaggccacagccactgcactctggcctgggcgacagggcaagacacttcctcaaacaacaacaacaacaaaaatgggagaaactggccaatcACACAGGTAGAAATGAAGAGCGTCGGTGTGGCAGAACAATGAGGATATGTTCTGAGGAATGCAACCTTAGGTGATTCTGtggttgtgcaaacatcatagagtgcccTTACATATACCTAGATGGTCTAACCTACTACACCCCTAGGCTAGATGGTATGGCCTAtagctcctaggctacaaacctgcacagcatgttactgtactgaatactccAGACAACTGTAACAtcgtggtatttgtgtatctaaacatatctaaacatagaaaaagtacagtaaaaatacagataaaagattaaaaaatggtatGCCTGTATAGggcagcttcattataatcttatgggaccactctTGTATATCCAGTCTGtcgttgaccaaaacatcattgtaTGGCACAGGACTGTATTAGTATGACTGTGAAATAATGATGGAGAGTATAGTCAAGGGTAGAGCTTAGAGGTAATATCAGTGAAGACAACCAGATAACAACCACTAAGATTTTTCCTGGACATCAGGGATAGACACAGAGAGCAAATTACCTTTAAACATTATTTCCTAGCACTAAAGACGAGAACAGTAATGGGTAAACTTGGCCCCAGATTTAGCTGATCAGGGTATCTTACTTTTAACTGACCCTAATTAAGTTTTCAAATCTTGCTTCCTATTCCTTATGGTAAGGAGGATCTGGAAATAAAGACCTTTTATGTGGGTAAACCTGCTCTTTGGCATTCTTGGGATTCCTGCCCATAAGTTTGATACaattataatgtataatgtaaGGACTGACCtcctttatttaatatttgcagaGAGGCATAGAGTTTATTctacaaatgtttgttgagtgtctactctgtgccaggcattgctctAGGAACTGGGAGtatatagtaaacaaaacaggcaaaaaatacCAGTTCCTCTGGAGCTTACATTATAATGGAAGAAGatagataataaagaaataaataattaaaatacacaatatTCCAGATAgcaataaataacattaaaaaaaagaatggctggaAAAATGGACAGAAAATGCCTGGGGATGGGCCTGCAATTTTAATAGGGTAGACAGAGAAGTCATCACtcaaaaggtgacatttgaaccaAAGGAGAGGAGACAGTGATCCATGCAAACATCTAGAGGAAGAATATCTCAATCAGAAAGAAGGTCaagagcaaaggccctgaggcaggacacTGCCTGGCAGATTTGAGAAATTGCAAGGACACCAGTGACTCTAGAACTGTATTGCCTAGTGTGGTAGCTGCTACCCACCTGTGGCTATGGAGCCCCTGACATGGGCCTAGTTTACATTGTGCAATTATTTTAGAGTGGGAAGTAAAATAGAGAGATTTTGTCAATAGCCCCAATTCTTCACTCCTCTCGGTAGCCAGCCTTTTTTCTCTTGGGAAGAAGTGGAGTCTATTTTTCTGCTCCTTGATTCTGAGTTTGCCATGTGGGACATATGCTTGAACTGAGCCGCGGTCAGGCCAAATCACTGATCCTCAGGCTCAAGAGCTAAATAAGTGCTTAGCATTTTATTGACGGCCATTCTGAGGAGGCTGCCCCCCTTATCTTGGCTACCTCTGAgtctctgctctgatcttaggaAACTGATACAGGGGTATAGAGGATTAAGCACTGGTACTTGGAACAGTATTTCTCTTAATGTCCCAAGTACTTTTTCAACTCCTCTAAAAGCTGTAGAATTACTTGTTTTCTAAATGCAGTGTATGTGGTAGTAGAACTGGGGTGATCTTGTGTGTTCTGTTAGCTCTtacgatttttttctttttttgagacagagtcttgctctgtcgcccaggctggagtacagatggcgtgatctcggctcactgcaacctctgactcctaggctcaagcagtcttcccacctcagcctcccgagtagctgggattacaggcatgcaccaccacacccagctaatttttgtatgttttgtggagacggggttttaccatgttgcccaggctggtcttgagtgatccttctgctttggcctcccaaagtgctgggattacaggcatgaaccaccatacccgaCCAAGTCTTAGGACTTTAAAGGGTGAACACATATGGTTTCAAACTAATTCAGTTTCTCAGATCTGAAGGAACTGCTAATTTCTGTGAGGATCACGCAGAATGAATCTACACTCTACTCAGTCTTTTGAACAACACCCCTCTAACTAGACTGAGCAGAATCAGAAATCAAAGAGTGAGCAGAAATAAACACAACATCATCAACACcacaacacagaagacttctgtgaccaaatgtggggtggttttccccacacaccaagcaagcaatcagttctgcaACACACACCAACTGGGTACCCTCCAATTTAATTccaacactatctacctggagatagcgtcagatcccacaggttgagggatCAGTCCCATCAGACTTCCCCCCAACCCTTCCTCAtcagacaccagtcacaagtcCAGGCCTGTGGAACTTCTGACCAATTGGCTTCAAATTGGGATTTCCATGACCCCCTCTTTGGGTCCCATTAATTTGCTAAAGTGGCTTACATAACTCAAGGAGACACTTAacttacatttactggtttattacaaaggacattacaaaggatacagatgaagagatgcacagAGCATGGCACAGGGATGGggtgcagagcttccatgccctccctgggcgtgccaccctccaggaaccctCAGgggttcagctatccagaagctctccaaactctGTCCTCTTGGGCCTTTAACGGAGACATTATTGGATAGGCATGACTGACTACCATGTAGAAATGTAATTGGCCCGAAAAGCATGTGATCGAATACTAATAAACtcagtggggaaacccagcaaggcctgtctgttcacATTCTTCCTAGTCTCTTCCatgcagcattccttcctccagcGGATGGGGCAGGACTCCTGAATTGAGGGTCTCATGACCCACAATTACAAAGGTGGTGGAAGATAAGAGTTCTGCTGTGGGCTGGTGAAAGAAGGGCAGGGGAAgttcacagagacagagagagttctgttttctgaggcctgcTTCTGAGTGCCCTAACATTATAACGAAAGACTGTAACAAGAGCTAAGGGAGTTATAAGCCAGGAACTGTGGACAAAACCCAATATATCATAATATCACAGAGGGGAAATGATTTGTAGGAGTTTAGCCAAAGAAATTTTAATGTTGATATCTCTGAATTTTAACCTAAAAGGATAAGGTTATTTAAGCTTTGGGTTTTAATTTATGCCTAGCAATTTGagaatgaggatttttttttaatttggaggaTTGTTCTATGGGTAATTTATTTGACTGCATAACCTCAGGCCAACTATACTGGAATGGCCTTCAttagaaatagcaaataaaatcaGGAGTGAGTTTTTGGCCTGGGGTCCACCATATTTTGGGGTTAATTTAACAGATGTACTGTTCTGATTCATTTTAGAAGTTTAAGGGGCAAAAATTAAACTGCCTATCTGTGAGTCTAAGATGATAAACAAAGGAGCAGTAGTTGCCATTGAAGGAAGCTGGAAactcaagaaagaaagacaagatcATTGTCTTTGTTAATGGCCTCCTAAAATTCCAACAGCaatgataaaagaaatgaaaaagtaactGAAAATTTACCTCCAAAGAAGGTCcatagccgggcacagtggctcacacctgtcatcccaacacttgggaggctgtggcaggtggatcacctgagctcaggagttcgagactaacctgagCAACACattgaagcctcatctctacaaaaaatataaaaattaatcgggtgtggtggtacacggttgtggtcccagctactcaggaggctggtcAATTGaacccagcaggttgaggctttggcgagccaggatcatgccactgcactccagcctgggtgacagagcaagactctgtctcaaaacaacaacaaaaagtccatatgccatatgttttttgttttagcaaCTCTCCAAAGAACagataattttcatcttttacaaATGGTTCCAACACCTAGAAACAGATGGAAAGCTGCTCAACTTATTTTTAAGAGTTTGAAATAATGCTGATACCAAAAAAGGAgagcacaagaaaataaaactatgagCCAATATAACTGGggactataagaaaaaaatttctaaataaaatattaacaaattgaatccagcagtgTATAAAAGAATTATGACTCCATaggattttattctaagaatgCAAGGTGGCTCAATGTTAGAAAATCTATTATAGCAATTCActacaataacaaataaaaaaagaaaatacatgattATAGATGttaaaaagaatttgataaaatttagtagctctttctgaaaataacaaacaaatttCCTTAACTTGGTAAAGAATATCTACTAGATAGGGAAACATTAGAAGCTTTCTTATTAAAATACCAGgatgggctgggtgtgatggctcacacacacctgtaatcccagcactttgggaggcccaggcaggtgggtcatgaggtcaagagatcgagaccttcctggccaacatgctgaaatcctgtctctactaaaaatacgaaaattaactgggcatggtggttcatgcctgtagtcccagctactcaggaggctgagctgggaggatggcttgagcctcggaggcggagggtgcagtgagccgagattctgccagtgcattccagcctgggtgtcagagtgagaccccatctctcaaaaaaaaaaaaaagtcatcttgaGTGGGTGTTATTTCACAAGTGTATGCATGTATTCAAAGCTCATTAAGTTGTATATTTAACATCTGTGCATTTAATCTATGTAGATCTTATCATGATTAAAAACCTTTAGAACTAATAAGAGAGTTTAGCGAAATGACTAGATTAAAGATTAACATAAATCAGTAGCTttgaataacagaaaaaaatcttattcacTATAGCAACAAAACCTATAAAACATCATGAAATAAGCATAATAAGATATGTTCAAGACctacatggaaaaatatttgaaattaattaattaattaatttttattttttgagatggagtcttgctctgtcaccaggctggagtgcagtggcgcgatcttggttcactgcaacctccgcctcctgggttgaagtgattctcctgcctcagcctcccgagtagctgggaccacaggcacgcgccaccatgcccagctaatttttgtatgtttggtagagacgggctttcaccatgttggccaggatggtctccatctcttgacctagtgatccgcccgccttagcctcccaaagtgctgggattacaggcgtgagccatggcacctggccaaaatttaccaaaaaacaaaaaagaagacctGAAGAAGTGAGTTCTATTATGTGCATATATGGAGCTatgcaatgttttttttttaaaaaaaggtaattcTCACcaaattaatcttttaaatggagacagggtgttgctctgttgcccaggctggagtgctgtggcatgatcacagctcactgcagcctcgatctccagggctcaatcaatccaccccccttagcctcctgagttgttgCGACCTCagatgcatgccatcatgcctgactattttttgtatttttttgtattgatggggtctccccatgttgctcaggctggtcttaaactcctgggctcaagtgatctgcctgtataagcttcccaaagtgttggaattacaggtatgagccactgcacctggcccaatttcTTTCTATTTAACACAGCCTCAGTTAGAATCTCAAGTGGTAATTTCTTCCTCATGGATATTAAAAGTGCACGTTGtgttcttttgtcttcttttccaaATTTGGGAAATCCTTGCCCAAAAGTTCTTCCAGATGAATTTTAGAGTCAGCCATTCATTCTCCAAGCCTTGAGTTTGGTGCCTCTTCATAATTCACACCAAGGTGTTATATAGACAAGAGGAGGCCTTGTAAAACTTGCGGTAGGAGAAGGTAGCCTTAAACAGGGGAGAAAAGACAAAAGCTAGAAGGAAAGGATTAAAATATACCTGCCCATCTGCCCCCTTTCATGAGCAGACCCAAATAGGACTACACAAACCCAGCCCAGTTACTCTTGGCAGGTTAGCATATGTGTTACGTGATCTAGCCAGCCTTAGGACAGCTTTAGGTTGGAGAGAATGTTTATCTGGGTCAAAACTGACTGGAGAGTAATCAGGAGTCAAAACTTCTTCTTTTGATCTCTTATGTAAAGAAGGTAACCCCCACCCCATACCCTGCACATCATGTGAGTAAAACAGTCCTATTCCTACTGGAAAAGCCACTTATTTTCAATGCTTTTGTTCTTTAGGAAAGGCTCTGTCAGCATTCTTTGTGACCATGCAGTTAGGTCATTATATTACTTGGATCCTATAAAAAGACCACTGTAGGATCAGGATttgaccagtttttttttttttttttttttgacggagttttgctcttgtcgcccaggctggagtgcaatggcatgatctcagctcaccacaacctccgcctcctgggttcaagtgattctcctcctgcctcagcctcccaagtagctgggattacaggcatgtaccaccacgcccagctaattttgtatttttagtagaaacggggtttctccatgttggtcaggctggtcttgaactcctgacctcaggtgatcctcctgccttggcctcccaaagtactaggattacaggcatgagccaccgcgcccggccttgaccAATTTTGATTGTGGTATtagcagtgagagagagagagagagagagaaagtcttGTAGATACTTCGTCCTCAGAGACAGAATTTACAAGGAGCCAGAAAACCTGGTCTAAGAGTTCTAATTTCTAATGGTAAATCTGTTGGTTTGGGCCAGATCAGGGGGTGTCATTTGAACTTTCTACACATTTTATCTTATTAAGTTTCACTGggttataaaaataagaaagtaatagTGTTGGTATTAACAAGTTAAACAGTAGaaagatttataaagaaaaatgaacatccCCCCTTCCTCCCCAATGCCACCCTTTCTTTTTAGGCAACCAATGCAAAAAACCATTTAGTATGTGTCTTTCTATTTCATTCTCCATGCTCACAGAAACACATATAAAGGACATACACATCATGTAGAATTGTTTTTATGTTCCTGCTGCATATGTTACtctgcaatttgcttttttcacttaagacATTGTGGATATGTCTGCAAGTTCTTACGTACAGAttttactcattatttttaataatagcataatattctaagatttttaactcttttcctattgatggacattcagGCTGTTCAGGctgttccctttttcttcttcttctttatctatttatttattttttgagacagagtctcgctctgtcgcccaggctatctcagctcacttcaacctctgcctgccaggttgaagcaattctcctgcctcagcctcccaagtagctgggactacaggcatgtgccaccatgcccagctaatttttttgatttttagtagagatggggtttcatcatgctggtcaggcaggtcttgaactcctggcctcatgatcctcccacctcggcttcccaaagtgctgagattacaggcgtgagctactgtgcccagcctcgcctttttttttttttttttgagactgggtcttgctctgtcacccaggctggagtgcagtggcgtgatcttggctcagtacaacctccgcctccaggattcaagtgattctcctgtctcagcctcccaagtagctgggattacaggcacctgctacaacgcctgactaattttttgtatttttagtagagacagggtttcgccacgttggctaggctggtctcgaactcctgacctcaagtgatccacccactttggcctcccaaagtgctgggattacaggcataagccaccttgcctggaGTCTTCGTTTTTTTAAATTGCTACAAATGTTGCAATAAAGATTATTGTACACATAAATAGGTATTGCTACATTTATTTTGGTAGGACAAAACGGCACAGATATCTGAATCAAAGGATGTGATGTGCACTATTAATTTTAACAGTTTGTTTAGCTGGGATGTGgaggcacaagcctgtagtcctagctactcaggaggctgagataggaggatcccttgagcctgggaggcggaggttgcagtgagccgagatcgcatcactgcaccccagcctgggtgacagtgagacctgtctcaaaataataataataataataataataataataataataattttaatagtttcttgAAGCAATTTATGCTCCCACCCTTTCCTCAAATCCTTGCCTCCCCTGAATCTTAGCAATCTTTTAAACTTTTGCCAATCTGAGAAGGAGAAATGGCATCTCAACTGTTCTTCCTTTTGCTCTCTTCCAATCTAGTCCTCAATCTGCAGACACAGTTATCTTTTTTGAAACACAAAtcttcaaatgtcacctccctgcttaaaatatttcattatcttcCTGTCACTCTTAAAAGTTAAAATCTTTGACATGGCCAAAAAGCACCTTGTGGTATAACAGCCTACCTGCCTGAGTGGTGGACTTTTCTCCTAATAGAAAGGGCTTTCTCAATTCTACTGAGAAATTGTGATGATATATTAGGCTATTTGCCAGTACAAACCTCATCAGGAGctacaacttttaatttttctttcttctttttaaaagatgggggtcttgctatgttggccaggttggtcttgaactcttggcctcaagcaatccacccgccttggcctcccaaagtgctgggaatacaaccttgagccactgcacccagccaagctaCACCTTTAAAAATGTGACTAACTTATACCCGAAaggaataattatttctattttatttgccttGTTTTTTGAGTTGCTTCAGGCGGATCATTTAGAACAAACAGGGAAGAACAGGACTTgccaaactaaaaagaaaaacatgttagGGCAGCACCTTGTCTGCTGAGGAATAGGCAAAAGCTCTCATCATAAATGTAGGGGGTTTTTGCTTCTCTTGTTTTTAAGTAGGACTTTTAAAGTAGAAGACACCTTTAATGTACTGgtttgcagaagaggaaatctGATTTTCAGTGTGATAACATATTCTTTGACGTTAACCAGTACAGTTGGATTTTTAATGACACTTTAATCTTCAAAGGTTTACCAACACGGATGGATTAATTATTCATTTTGGAGGGGTTGTGTCTTAAAAAGACAAGTCTTCAAAGACATCATCCTTTCTCCTTGGAACTTGGAGTCTCCACCTTTCAAATGTTGCTTTCCTGCCcccaagagagaaaataaatgacattttttaaagaagaagaatCCAATGGAAAAACACTCTTTGCGCTATGGAAAGATGATGTCCTTATATCCTGGGTGAGATTAGAAGAGGAGGCTGGGAAGCAGTATTTAAGCTGTGTTTACAGTAAGCACTGTGAGAAATAACCGGCTAAGCGCGTTTGTTATTGTTCAGTCTTTTGATGTGCTTTTAAAAAGTCGCATCTCCATAAAACACCCTCAACAACCATAAAACAACATATGTTGGAACATAATATGCAGACCCTTATATTCTTTGCTACAGTCTGTATTTTTCCTATACCCTTCAAACATGCCtcattgagtttttaaaagattcggtttggaagaagaaaaacctCAAGCCTCGCCCCGGGTCTTCCTTGACTTGACACATTTTATAACCGCAAGAGAGCAGTTTTTCCTTTGATGAGGCTAAGACCCCAGAAATGAAAGAGCAAGTTTAAGTTTGCAAACACTCTAAAAGCTCCTTCCATTAGACCTGGTCGCGGGAAACCACAAAGGACAGTCAAGTGATTTTCAAGGAGAAAGCCTCTGGTCCACTTTCCCTCCGCCGCCAGATCTGCAGGTTCCTGGGAGGAGCTCTTCTCAAATCCTGAAGATTGCTAGGCTCTTGGCGAACGACTCATCTCTTGAAGACCTAGAGTGGTGGATTACAGGCATTGAAAAGCTTTTGGTGGCTTTGGAAGATGACTCTGGTGTGAGCTCACCTTTCCAGGCTGGGGGACCAGGCAGAGGAACCCCCTTTGTTATCTTCTGAAAGAAGATCAGTGGGGAAGACGGGGTTTGAAGTGTGGATTAGGAGATCCTACGTCTTTGCCTACCACCTCTGCCTAAATCATAAAAAGATCGAGGAGTGCAATGAACTTCAGGAATCATGCACCGTTTCCCTGAAGCCTGTCCAGGAACCTAACTTCTGGACCCAGAAACTTCTGCAAAGAcagacccactgagccaggcagtCTGCACCAGCACCTCTGCTTCTAAGATTCTGTTTCGTCTTCTTCTATTGAGAGATTGACCTCTTGAGTGATTTGTGTGCTTTCCGGCAAATGATGGAGACGCGTAAACCGGCGGAACGGCTGGCCTTGCCATACTCGCTGCGCACCGCGCCCCTGGGCGTTCCGGGGACCCTGCCCGGACTCCCGCGGAGGGACCCCCTCAGGGTCGCCCTGCGTCTGGACGCCGCGTGCTGGGAGTGGGCGCGCAGCGGCTGCGCACGGGGATGGCAGTACTTGCCCGTGCCGCTGGACAGCGCCTTCGAGCCCGCCTTCCTCCGCAAGCGCAACGAGCGCGAGCGGCAGCGGGTGCGCTGCGTGAACGAGGGCTATGCGCGCCTCCGAGACCACCTGCCCCGGGAGCTGGCAGACAAGCGCCTCAGCAAAGTGGAGACGCTCCGCGCTGCCATCGACTACATCAAGCACCTGCAGGAGCTGCTGGAGCGCCAGGCCTGGGGGCTCGAGGGCGCGGCCGGCGCCGTCCCCCAGCGCAGGGCGGAATGCAACAGCGACGGGGAGTCCAAGGCCTCTTCGGCGCCTTCGCCCAGCAGCGAGCCCGAGGAGGGGGGCAGCTAGCGAGCGCCCGAACTGGCCAGGACCCCCGCGCCCGCCGCACAGCGCGCAGCCGGGCGCTCAACCTAAGGTCCTCTTCGAAGGTGGTTTGCATTCTTAATCTGGCATCTTCTCCAGGCCTaaatcttaagaaaaagaaatgggtgCTGGggtttgggggatgggggagttGTTTTGACATTTGGGAATTTCTCC
This sequence is a window from Homo sapiens chromosome 12, GRCh38.p14 Primary Assembly. Protein-coding genes within it:
- the ASCL4 gene encoding achaete-scute homolog 4; translation: METRKPAERLALPYSLRTAPLGVPGTLPGLPRRDPLRVALRLDAACWEWARSGCARGWQYLPVPLDSAFEPAFLRKRNERERQRVRCVNEGYARLRDHLPRELADKRLSKVETLRAAIDYIKHLQELLERQAWGLEGAAGAVPQRRAECNSDGESKASSAPSPSSEPEEGGS